Proteins from a single region of Scytonema millei VB511283:
- a CDS encoding SMP-30/gluconolactonase/LRE family protein, whose amino-acid sequence MRKIIALLSSSTVLVSCSHNKLNTPSTVSEQVKLVSDQTVVTPPQEKLPAAHTISAEKVLQSDKYSEGIVFDRQGNFYFSQTKVGTITVVSPDGSSRIWAKVQGANGHKILPDGSHIVAAKNSVLQLDANGNTLKIIADRFNGKPLVYPNDISVDPQGGFYFTDSGDSNPQNPNGAVYYIDAAGKLNQVASGLAFANGIVLTPDRQRLFVSESNKNLVAVYNVLSPGKLGEKRVFALPVKQPGEIDNKPDGLCLDAAGNLYIAHYGTRHVEVLNSNGQLVRRYGSGNLTTSNCAFGGANLTSLFVTGGVETEAGQGGIFRLDLGVQGLDIRPRQPAITTTQKTY is encoded by the coding sequence ATGCGGAAAATAATTGCACTCTTGTCTAGCTCTACAGTGTTAGTTTCTTGCAGCCATAACAAGCTAAACACTCCATCTACTGTGTCCGAGCAGGTGAAACTTGTCTCCGACCAAACTGTAGTCACTCCCCCACAAGAAAAACTACCAGCAGCGCATACCATCTCAGCAGAAAAAGTACTGCAAAGTGATAAATACAGCGAGGGAATTGTTTTCGATCGTCAAGGCAATTTCTACTTTTCCCAAACTAAAGTAGGAACGATTACGGTTGTATCGCCCGATGGCTCCAGTCGAATTTGGGCTAAGGTTCAAGGAGCTAACGGACACAAAATTCTGCCCGATGGTTCTCATATCGTTGCTGCCAAAAATTCGGTGCTACAGTTGGATGCCAATGGCAATACCTTAAAAATAATTGCCGATCGGTTTAACGGCAAACCATTAGTATATCCCAATGACATCAGTGTCGATCCGCAAGGGGGTTTTTATTTCACCGACTCTGGCGACTCAAACCCTCAAAATCCTAATGGTGCAGTCTACTATATTGATGCCGCAGGTAAACTCAACCAGGTGGCTAGCGGGCTTGCTTTTGCAAATGGAATTGTCCTCACCCCAGATCGTCAGCGTCTTTTTGTCAGTGAAAGTAATAAAAATTTAGTAGCTGTCTATAATGTGCTATCGCCAGGAAAGCTGGGGGAGAAAAGAGTATTTGCTTTACCAGTCAAACAACCAGGAGAGATCGATAATAAGCCTGATGGTTTATGCTTGGATGCTGCGGGAAATCTCTATATAGCTCACTATGGTACGCGCCATGTAGAAGTACTAAATTCAAACGGTCAGTTAGTTCGTCGATATGGGAGTGGTAATTTAACTACTAGTAATTGTGCTTTTGGTGGAGCGAATTTAACAAGTCTTTTTGTGACTGGTGGTGTTGAAACAGAAGCAGGTCAAGGAGGTATTTTTCGCCTAGATCTAGGCGTGCAGGGGTTAGATATTCGTCCTCGTCAACCAGCAATTACCACGACTCAGAAAACTTATTGA
- a CDS encoding glucose 1-dehydrogenase: MKLEGKVALVTGSSQGIGSAIAVRLAKEGANVVIDYRSHPEGAEATLKQVEATGRKGYIVQADLGVVSDVRRLVAESIQYFGQLDILVNNAGVDGKNADFWDVTEANYDAVLNVNLKGAFFATQAIVQHLIETKRKGKIINISSVHEELPFPHFTPYCASKGGLKMIARNLAVELGSLGITINNVAPGAIETPINTNLLNDPQKLGALLQNIPLGRLGKPEDIAPMVAFLASSDADYITGSTFFVDGGLLWNYHEQ; encoded by the coding sequence ATGAAACTTGAAGGTAAAGTTGCACTTGTGACTGGTAGCAGTCAGGGTATTGGTAGCGCGATCGCCGTCCGCCTTGCCAAGGAAGGAGCAAATGTGGTCATTGACTATCGCTCTCATCCAGAAGGCGCAGAAGCTACGTTGAAACAAGTAGAAGCAACTGGTCGTAAAGGTTATATCGTTCAGGCAGACTTGGGAGTAGTTAGTGATGTTCGCAGGCTAGTCGCTGAAAGCATTCAATATTTTGGTCAACTGGATATTTTGGTGAATAATGCTGGGGTTGACGGCAAGAACGCGGATTTTTGGGATGTTACCGAAGCCAATTATGACGCAGTGCTGAATGTTAACTTAAAAGGCGCATTTTTCGCTACACAGGCGATCGTGCAACATTTGATCGAAACTAAACGCAAAGGCAAAATTATCAATATTAGTTCCGTGCATGAGGAACTGCCTTTTCCTCATTTCACGCCCTACTGTGCCAGCAAGGGTGGATTGAAGATGATCGCGCGAAATTTGGCAGTCGAACTAGGGTCTCTGGGAATTACAATTAACAACGTAGCCCCTGGAGCAATCGAGACTCCAATCAATACTAATCTCTTAAATGACCCCCAAAAGCTAGGAGCGTTGTTACAAAACATTCCTTTAGGGCGTTTGGGTAAACCAGAAGATATTGCACCTATGGTTGCTTTTCTGGCTTCATCTGATGCCGACTACATCACTGGTTCTACCTTTTTTGTTGACGGTGGGCTGCTGTGGAACTATCACGAGCAGTAA
- a CDS encoding MIP/aquaporin family protein has translation MKRRIVSSRPSAIPAYVAELVGTILMIFNGLSWVCWNFSPESPIVKLIPNPNVRLCLTALCFAGGGTAIAYSPLGKRSGGHLNPSVTLGFWLMKKISTRDAIAYAFMQVIGALIGAALVLILWSDFARSVHLGATLLGKGVSPVMGFGIEVGITFLLMLTILILVNSSIMPWTGAIAGALVAFLVSTESPLTGTSLNPARSFAPAALISIWQDQWIYWIAPPLGAALAALLYRQGIVGTGKSYCSKLFHASDIPCHHANCGYCSPTKVDVYRTTRRKL, from the coding sequence ATGAAACGTAGGATTGTTAGTAGCAGACCCAGTGCTATCCCTGCTTACGTCGCAGAACTGGTAGGCACAATCTTAATGATATTCAACGGTCTCTCTTGGGTTTGCTGGAATTTTAGCCCAGAATCTCCAATCGTTAAGTTAATACCCAATCCTAACGTGCGCTTGTGTCTCACAGCTTTATGCTTTGCTGGGGGAGGAACGGCGATCGCTTACTCGCCATTAGGCAAACGTTCTGGAGGACATCTCAATCCCTCAGTCACTTTGGGCTTCTGGCTGATGAAAAAAATCTCTACCCGCGATGCCATAGCATACGCCTTCATGCAGGTTATTGGTGCTTTGATTGGTGCTGCCTTAGTACTCATACTGTGGTCTGACTTTGCTCGCAGCGTTCATCTAGGTGCGACTCTGTTGGGGAAAGGAGTATCACCAGTCATGGGTTTTGGAATTGAGGTTGGCATTACATTTTTGCTGATGTTGACAATTTTGATATTAGTCAACTCGTCCATTATGCCTTGGACTGGTGCGATCGCTGGGGCGCTAGTTGCTTTTCTGGTGTCTACCGAATCACCGCTGACTGGCACTAGTTTGAATCCAGCCCGCTCTTTTGCTCCAGCTGCCCTGATTTCGATTTGGCAGGATCAATGGATTTACTGGATTGCTCCACCTCTTGGGGCTGCTTTAGCTGCACTTCTATACCGACAGGGGATTGTTGGTACTGGCAAATCCTACTGTAGCAAGCTTTTTCATGCATCAGACATTCCCTGTCACCATGCCAACTGCGGTTATTGCAGCCCTACTAAAGTTGATGTTTATCGGACAACAAGGAGAAAGTTATGA